From the genome of Geothrix sp. 21YS21S-4, one region includes:
- the guaB gene encoding IMP dehydrogenase yields MLTLPLMRALTFDDVLLVPGYSEIHPNQVDLSTRLTRDIGLRIPLMSAAMDTVTESRMAIALAQLGGIGIVHKNLSPERQAEEVDKVKRSESGMITDPITIGPDAPIRDAEALMAKFRISGVPVVEGHRLVGILTNRDLRFETRWDLPVREAMTKDNLVTVPVGTTLQEAKGILQRHRIEKLLVVDADGQLKGLITVKDIEKSIEYPSACKDTHGRLRVGAAVGVGKELLDRAGALVEAQVDVLCLDSSHGHSRGVLDAVKALKKAFPNLPLVAGNVATYQGAKDLANAGADAVKVGIGPGSICTTRIVTGAGMPQITAVAEASRACREAGITCIADGGIKFSGDVAKAIAAGADCVMIGSLFAGTDEAPGETIFYAGRTFKAYRGMGSLGAMKQGSKDRYFQDGKDDAKLVPEGIEGQVPYKGRMADLVTQLMGGLRAGMGLSGGASVPDFQQKATLVEISGAGLRESHAHDVMITKEAPNYRME; encoded by the coding sequence ATGCTGACCTTGCCCCTGATGCGCGCCCTCACCTTCGACGACGTCCTGCTCGTCCCAGGCTATTCGGAGATCCACCCTAACCAGGTGGACCTGAGCACCCGGCTCACGCGGGACATCGGGCTCCGCATTCCCCTGATGTCCGCCGCCATGGACACCGTGACGGAAAGCCGGATGGCCATCGCCCTGGCCCAGTTGGGCGGCATCGGCATCGTCCACAAGAACCTCAGCCCCGAGCGCCAGGCGGAGGAAGTGGACAAGGTGAAGCGGTCCGAATCCGGGATGATCACCGACCCCATCACCATCGGCCCCGACGCGCCCATCCGCGACGCCGAGGCCCTGATGGCCAAGTTCCGGATCAGCGGCGTGCCCGTGGTGGAAGGCCACCGGCTGGTGGGGATCCTCACCAACCGGGACCTCCGCTTCGAGACCCGCTGGGACCTGCCCGTGCGCGAGGCCATGACCAAGGACAACCTGGTGACCGTGCCCGTGGGCACGACCCTCCAGGAGGCGAAGGGCATCCTCCAGAGGCACCGCATCGAGAAGCTGCTGGTGGTGGACGCCGACGGCCAGCTCAAGGGGCTGATCACCGTCAAGGACATCGAGAAGTCCATCGAGTACCCCAGCGCCTGCAAGGACACCCATGGCCGCCTGCGCGTGGGCGCCGCCGTGGGCGTGGGCAAGGAGCTGCTGGACCGCGCGGGCGCGCTGGTGGAGGCCCAGGTGGACGTGCTCTGCCTGGACAGCTCCCACGGCCACAGCCGGGGCGTCCTCGACGCCGTGAAGGCCCTCAAGAAGGCCTTCCCGAACCTCCCCCTCGTCGCCGGGAACGTCGCCACCTACCAGGGCGCCAAGGACCTTGCGAACGCCGGCGCCGACGCCGTGAAGGTGGGGATCGGACCCGGCTCCATCTGCACCACCCGCATCGTCACCGGCGCCGGCATGCCCCAGATCACCGCCGTGGCCGAGGCCAGCCGGGCCTGCCGGGAGGCGGGCATCACCTGCATCGCCGACGGGGGCATCAAGTTCAGCGGCGACGTGGCCAAGGCCATCGCGGCGGGCGCCGACTGCGTGATGATCGGCAGCCTGTTCGCCGGCACCGACGAGGCCCCCGGCGAGACCATCTTCTACGCCGGCCGCACCTTCAAGGCCTACCGCGGGATGGGCAGCCTGGGCGCCATGAAGCAGGGCAGCAAGGACCGCTACTTCCAGGACGGGAAGGACGACGCGAAGCTGGTGCCGGAGGGAATCGAGGGCCAGGTCCCCTACAAGGGCCGCATGGCCGACCTAGTCACCCAGCTCATGGGCGGGCTGCGGGCCGGCATGGGCCTCAGCGGCGGCGCGTCGGTGCCCGATTTCCAGCAGAAGGCCACCCTCGTCGAGATCAGCGGCGCCGGCCTGCGCGAAAGCCACGCCCACGACGTGATGATCACCAAGGAAGCGCCAAACTACCGGATGGAATAG
- a CDS encoding PLP-dependent cysteine synthase family protein: MSPIHPNILDAIGRTPLVALHRLAPSNGSRILLKVEAGNPTGSMKDRMALAMIEAAEASGRLQPGGFVVEYTGGSTGVSLALICAVKGYPLRIVTSDAFAREKLDHMRILGAELQVVRSEGGGMTERLTREMVEAAGRIAEQPGSFWTDQLNNTDQLAAYETLATEIWEQTGGAVDAFVQSVGTAASFRGTAEALRRRDGPIRLVAVEPAESPVLSGGNPGAHRIDGIGAGFVVPLWRKDLADDIERVSTEEATAMCGRLAREEGLFAGTSTGANVVAALRLAERLEPGATLVTVMCDTGIKYLSKL, translated from the coding sequence ATGTCTCCCATCCACCCGAACATCCTCGATGCCATCGGCCGGACGCCGCTCGTCGCCCTCCACCGCCTGGCACCCTCCAATGGCTCCCGCATCCTGTTGAAGGTGGAAGCCGGGAATCCCACGGGCAGCATGAAGGACCGGATGGCCCTCGCCATGATCGAGGCCGCCGAAGCGAGCGGCCGCCTGCAGCCGGGCGGCTTCGTCGTGGAATACACCGGCGGCAGCACCGGGGTTTCGCTCGCGCTGATCTGCGCCGTGAAGGGCTATCCCCTGCGCATCGTGACGTCCGACGCCTTCGCCCGGGAGAAGCTGGACCACATGCGGATCCTGGGAGCCGAACTCCAGGTGGTGCGGAGCGAGGGCGGCGGGATGACGGAGCGGCTCACGCGGGAGATGGTGGAAGCCGCCGGGCGCATCGCGGAACAGCCCGGCAGCTTCTGGACGGACCAGTTGAACAACACCGACCAGCTCGCGGCCTACGAAACCCTGGCGACGGAAATCTGGGAGCAGACGGGCGGCGCCGTCGACGCCTTCGTCCAGAGCGTGGGCACCGCGGCCTCCTTCCGGGGAACGGCGGAAGCCCTGCGCCGCCGCGACGGGCCGATCCGCCTCGTGGCGGTGGAACCCGCGGAATCGCCCGTCCTGTCCGGCGGGAATCCCGGCGCCCACCGGATCGACGGAATCGGCGCCGGATTCGTCGTCCCCCTGTGGCGCAAGGACCTGGCGGACGACATCGAGCGCGTCTCCACGGAGGAAGCCACGGCCATGTGCGGTCGCCTGGCGCGGGAGGAGGGCCTGTTCGCGGGAACCTCCACCGGCGCCAACGTCGTGGCCGCGCTCCGGCTGGCGGAACGCCTGGAACCGGGCGCCACCCTCGTCACCGTGATGTGCGATACGGGGATCAAGTACCTCAGCAAGCTCTGA
- a CDS encoding dihydroorotase: MSLLVKNVRLVDPSQNLDGPGVLLVTDGTVEAIAADAAAIPKREGTEVLDGGGAVLAPGFVDLHVHFREPGQTRKESIETGSRAAVAGGFTSVCAMANTKPVNDSVAITEMMLARAEKAGLCRYFPIGTVSREMKGEELADMGTLKAAGCVAFSDDGLPIGNAALMRRALEYTRWLEVPIVAHEEDRDLAGKGYMHEGAVSASLGCLGIPAAAEEAMVARDLVLAEHTGGHLHLAHLSTRGSMRMVREAKARGLNVTCEVTPHHFALSDKELMKFDSDHKMNPPLRTEADIQAVLEALADGTVDAIATDHAPHGWDDKEVELPIAAFGVIGLETALPLTLELLVNRKVIDLARAVALLSWKPAQVFHLDRRGLGTLAPGSPADFVLFDPQATVQVDRAFIQSKSYNTPFKGWSLPGKVVGTWVGGKRVWG; this comes from the coding sequence ATGTCCCTCCTCGTGAAGAACGTCCGCCTCGTGGATCCCTCGCAGAACCTGGACGGGCCCGGCGTGCTGCTGGTGACGGACGGGACGGTGGAGGCGATCGCTGCGGACGCGGCCGCGATTCCCAAGCGCGAAGGCACCGAGGTGCTGGATGGTGGCGGCGCGGTCCTGGCGCCGGGGTTCGTGGATCTCCACGTGCATTTCCGCGAGCCGGGGCAGACCCGCAAGGAGAGCATCGAGACCGGCAGCCGGGCGGCGGTGGCCGGAGGGTTCACATCCGTGTGCGCCATGGCCAACACCAAGCCCGTGAACGACAGCGTCGCCATCACGGAGATGATGCTGGCTCGCGCCGAGAAGGCCGGCCTCTGCCGCTACTTCCCCATCGGGACCGTCAGCCGCGAGATGAAGGGCGAGGAACTCGCGGACATGGGCACCCTGAAAGCCGCGGGCTGCGTGGCTTTCAGCGACGACGGGCTGCCCATCGGCAACGCCGCGCTGATGCGCCGGGCGTTGGAATACACCCGCTGGCTGGAGGTTCCCATCGTGGCCCACGAGGAGGATCGCGACCTCGCAGGCAAGGGCTACATGCACGAAGGGGCCGTCAGCGCGTCCCTCGGCTGCCTGGGCATTCCCGCGGCGGCGGAAGAAGCGATGGTGGCCCGGGACCTCGTCCTGGCGGAGCACACCGGCGGCCACCTGCACCTGGCCCACCTCAGCACCCGGGGCTCCATGCGCATGGTGCGAGAGGCCAAGGCCCGGGGACTGAACGTCACCTGCGAAGTGACGCCCCACCACTTCGCCCTGTCGGACAAGGAGCTGATGAAGTTCGACAGCGACCACAAGATGAACCCGCCTCTGCGGACCGAAGCCGACATCCAGGCCGTCCTGGAGGCCCTCGCCGACGGCACCGTGGACGCCATTGCCACGGACCACGCCCCCCACGGCTGGGACGACAAGGAAGTGGAGCTGCCCATCGCCGCCTTCGGCGTGATCGGCCTGGAGACCGCCCTGCCCCTCACCCTCGAACTGCTGGTGAACCGCAAGGTCATCGACCTGGCCCGCGCGGTCGCCCTCCTGTCCTGGAAACCGGCCCAGGTCTTCCACCTGGATCGCCGCGGCCTGGGCACCCTCGCGCCCGGCTCCCCGGCGGATTTCGTGCTCTTCGATCCCCAGGCCACCGTCCAGGTGGACCGCGCGTTCATCCAGTCCAAGTCCTACAACACGCCCTTCAAGGGTTGGAGCCTCCCCGGCAAGGTGGTCGGGACGTGGGTCGGCGGAAAGCGCGTCTGGGGCTGA
- a CDS encoding thioredoxin family protein has protein sequence MPRPATLPVVDWKAVFESGLDYAAWLAAAESPEQRDKIEAQRTALTLDPPVAGFLAALPRPVHVVAIAEDWCGDVVRHVPVLQRMAEASARLQIRYISREQHPEVFVRFLTNGGEAIPKFIFLSDRFVECGNWGPMPDACRELIARGKACGDVAAARKKIAVRYEQDAARRDVVTELLHLVDVAASREP, from the coding sequence ATGCCCCGCCCCGCCACCCTCCCCGTCGTCGATTGGAAGGCGGTCTTCGAATCCGGCCTGGACTATGCCGCCTGGCTCGCCGCCGCCGAGTCCCCGGAACAGCGGGACAAGATCGAGGCCCAGCGGACGGCCCTCACCCTCGACCCCCCCGTCGCCGGCTTCCTCGCTGCTTTGCCGCGGCCCGTCCACGTCGTCGCCATCGCGGAGGACTGGTGCGGCGACGTGGTCCGCCATGTGCCCGTGCTCCAGCGGATGGCCGAGGCCAGCGCGCGGCTCCAGATCCGCTACATCAGCCGGGAGCAGCACCCCGAGGTCTTCGTCCGCTTCCTCACCAACGGCGGCGAAGCCATCCCCAAGTTCATCTTCCTCAGCGACCGCTTCGTGGAATGCGGAAACTGGGGCCCCATGCCCGACGCCTGCCGGGAACTGATCGCCCGGGGCAAGGCCTGTGGCGATGTGGCCGCCGCCCGGAAGAAGATCGCCGTCCGCTACGAGCAGGACGCCGCCCGCCGCGACGTGGTGACCGAACTGCTGCATCTCGTGGACGTGGCGGCGAGCCGCGAACCCTAG
- a CDS encoding methyl-accepting chemotaxis protein codes for MRSSWYAHLSLKGKLVLTFACLLAVLGGMAAWSLMALRQEHQRFETAFRENLLPISALAQANSARLRAQYRVVLHVATANPATMAEQESRCKELDQEFQRKIEGFEQGISLPIEREVFPKFKQGYADQVALRENEIFPASRSGQKARALELMTSKLVPLSLAMNGMETQLREANLKEAEDGTLRAREIYNRTFALLSGLTLISVLVSIGLGVLLYRATQRPIQAFTRVLEATAKGDLTARCDLTTREEFGAMARTLNGMGENLRDTVSAIQRAVEQVASGSHELSAAADQMARTTASIAQSSDIQREGSEHMAAAIAELSASIAEVATGAAQSQRQLHETELATDHGVSSGTATTRAMEDITRTAGEISRAVVVIQEIARQTNLLSLNAAIEAAKAGAMGKGFAVVAEEVRKLAERSGEAAKEIGGLLQGAQDAVAQGGATVEDTVGALGTIQRNLGSFAQAVRHITEATAEQNRTGEGAARRVEQGVSEAMQTASAATQLAATTEEIVRTARALAELSQDLERRMAGFRV; via the coding sequence ATGCGCAGCTCTTGGTACGCCCACCTTTCTTTGAAGGGAAAGCTGGTTCTGACCTTCGCGTGCCTGCTTGCGGTGCTGGGCGGGATGGCGGCCTGGAGCCTGATGGCCCTTCGCCAGGAACACCAGCGGTTCGAAACGGCCTTCCGCGAGAACCTGCTCCCCATTTCCGCCCTGGCCCAGGCCAACTCGGCGCGGCTGCGCGCCCAGTACCGCGTGGTCCTCCACGTGGCGACCGCTAATCCGGCCACCATGGCCGAGCAGGAGTCGCGGTGCAAGGAGCTGGACCAGGAGTTCCAGCGGAAGATCGAGGGCTTCGAACAGGGCATCTCCCTGCCCATCGAGCGGGAGGTTTTCCCCAAGTTCAAGCAGGGCTATGCGGACCAGGTCGCCCTGCGCGAGAACGAGATCTTCCCGGCCTCCCGGAGCGGCCAGAAGGCCCGCGCCCTGGAGCTGATGACGTCCAAGCTGGTTCCTTTGAGCCTGGCGATGAACGGCATGGAGACGCAGCTCCGGGAGGCGAACCTGAAGGAGGCCGAGGACGGGACGCTCCGCGCGAGGGAGATCTACAACCGGACCTTCGCCCTCTTATCCGGCCTCACCTTGATCTCCGTCCTCGTCAGCATCGGGCTGGGCGTCCTCCTCTACCGCGCCACCCAGCGGCCCATCCAGGCGTTCACCCGCGTGCTGGAAGCCACGGCCAAGGGCGATCTCACCGCCCGCTGCGATCTAACCACCCGGGAGGAATTCGGGGCCATGGCCCGCACCCTCAATGGCATGGGCGAGAACCTGCGGGACACGGTGAGCGCCATCCAGCGGGCCGTGGAGCAGGTGGCCAGCGGCTCCCACGAGCTCTCCGCCGCGGCGGATCAGATGGCCCGGACCACGGCTTCCATCGCCCAGAGCTCCGACATCCAGCGCGAAGGGTCGGAACACATGGCGGCGGCCATCGCGGAGCTGAGCGCCAGCATCGCGGAAGTGGCCACGGGAGCCGCCCAGAGCCAGCGGCAGTTGCACGAGACCGAGCTGGCCACCGACCATGGCGTCTCTTCCGGCACCGCCACCACCCGGGCCATGGAGGACATCACCCGCACCGCCGGCGAGATTTCCCGGGCGGTGGTGGTCATCCAGGAGATCGCCCGACAGACCAACCTGCTCTCCCTCAACGCCGCCATCGAGGCGGCCAAGGCCGGCGCCATGGGCAAGGGGTTCGCCGTCGTCGCGGAGGAGGTCCGCAAGCTGGCGGAGCGGTCCGGCGAAGCCGCCAAGGAGATCGGCGGCCTGCTCCAGGGCGCCCAGGACGCCGTGGCCCAGGGCGGCGCCACCGTGGAGGACACCGTCGGGGCGCTGGGCACCATCCAGCGGAATCTGGGGAGCTTTGCCCAGGCCGTCCGCCACATCACCGAGGCCACCGCCGAGCAGAACCGCACCGGGGAAGGCGCGGCCCGGCGGGTGGAGCAGGGCGTGTCCGAGGCCATGCAGACGGCTTCCGCCGCCACCCAGCTCGCTGCGACCACGGAGGAGATCGTCCGCACCGCCCGCGCCCTGGCCGAGCTGTCCCAGGACCTGGAGCGCCGGATGGCGGGTTTCCGCGTCTGA
- a CDS encoding GxxExxY protein, whose translation MNTDQARAARVDHDPLTEAVIGCVFKVANALGSGFLEKVYENALAFELERAGLVHQQQVPISVHYEDRVVGTYIADLVVEGCLLLELKACRALEEIHTAQCLNYLKATRLSTCLLINFGLPKPQIKRLSRRPCFRCSSAFISVHRCSSFNLLDIGGFLEFPCPSS comes from the coding sequence ATGAACACCGATCAAGCAAGGGCGGCCCGCGTCGATCACGATCCGCTGACCGAGGCTGTCATCGGATGCGTGTTCAAGGTGGCCAATGCGCTGGGTTCGGGGTTCCTGGAAAAGGTGTATGAAAACGCGCTGGCCTTTGAACTTGAAAGGGCTGGCCTGGTCCATCAGCAGCAGGTTCCCATCAGCGTCCATTATGAGGATCGCGTCGTCGGGACTTACATCGCGGATCTCGTGGTGGAGGGATGCCTTCTTCTCGAACTGAAAGCCTGCCGGGCCTTGGAGGAGATCCACACGGCCCAGTGCCTGAACTATCTCAAAGCCACCCGCCTTTCCACCTGCCTCCTCATCAACTTCGGCCTTCCCAAACCCCAGATCAAACGCCTTTCCCGTCGACCGTGTTTTCGGTGTTCATCAGCTTTTATCAGTGTTCATCGGTGTTCTTCTTTTAATCTCTTGGACATCGGTGGTTTTCTGGAGTTCCCATGTCCCTCCTCGTGA
- a CDS encoding DUF2789 domain-containing protein encodes MNGNLHSVTHHSMTDLFVQLGLPSQPAEIQAFIESNCPLDTHIPLYQAPFWSLSQAQFLREQVQDDADWAGIIDKLDTGLRRPVKPSGS; translated from the coding sequence ATGAACGGCAACCTTCATTCCGTCACCCACCATTCGATGACCGACCTCTTCGTCCAGTTGGGCCTTCCTTCCCAGCCGGCCGAGATCCAGGCGTTCATCGAATCCAACTGCCCGCTCGACACCCACATCCCCCTCTACCAAGCGCCCTTCTGGAGCCTCTCCCAGGCCCAGTTCCTCCGCGAGCAGGTCCAGGACGACGCGGATTGGGCCGGCATCATCGACAAGCTGGATACGGGGCTGCGGCGACCGGTGAAGCCAAGCGGGAGTTGA
- a CDS encoding cysteine hydrolase family protein — MAAALLLIDIQNDYFPGGAMEVVGAEAAAAQAGKLLAAFREKGLPVIHIQHVSARPGATFFLPGTPGAEFHASVQPAPGEAVFKKAFPSAFKETPLLEHLRANGISHLTVAGMMTHMCIDTTLRATADLGLTCALAQDGCATRALAFNGVQVPAENVQAAYLAALNGLFAKVLPTEELCAAL, encoded by the coding sequence ATGGCTGCGGCGCTTCTGCTGATCGACATCCAGAACGACTACTTCCCCGGCGGGGCCATGGAGGTGGTGGGCGCCGAGGCCGCCGCCGCGCAGGCCGGGAAGCTGCTCGCCGCCTTCCGGGAAAAGGGGCTGCCCGTCATCCACATCCAGCATGTGAGTGCCCGGCCCGGGGCGACCTTCTTCCTGCCGGGAACGCCCGGCGCGGAATTCCACGCCTCCGTCCAGCCCGCGCCCGGCGAGGCGGTGTTCAAGAAGGCGTTCCCCAGCGCCTTCAAGGAGACGCCGCTGCTGGAGCATCTGCGCGCGAACGGCATCTCCCACCTGACGGTCGCGGGAATGATGACCCACATGTGCATCGACACCACCCTTCGGGCGACGGCGGATCTCGGCCTCACCTGCGCCCTCGCCCAGGACGGCTGCGCCACCCGCGCCCTGGCGTTCAACGGCGTCCAGGTGCCCGCGGAAAACGTCCAGGCGGCCTACCTTGCGGCCCTGAACGGATTGTTCGCCAAGGTCCTCCCCACCGAGGAACTCTGCGCGGCCCTCTGA
- a CDS encoding O-methyltransferase: MSLPVLLRELEAFGQSNDSAIAERPRRMLNITRDTGELLAVLVRAMGARRVLEIGTSNGYSTLWLASAAEAVGGRVITVEWSEFKCGLAARNFERSGLSEFITQVQGEAGALLQSSAEAGFDLVFLDSERSEYSAWWPDLKRVLRPGGLLVVDNALSHAAEMAPFVALVAADADFATCTVPVGNGEFLATRASA; the protein is encoded by the coding sequence ATGTCCCTTCCCGTCCTCCTCCGCGAACTCGAAGCGTTCGGGCAGAGCAACGACAGCGCGATCGCGGAGCGCCCGCGCCGGATGCTCAACATCACCCGGGACACCGGGGAGCTGCTGGCGGTGCTGGTGCGCGCGATGGGCGCCCGGCGGGTGCTGGAGATCGGGACGTCGAACGGGTATTCCACGCTGTGGCTGGCTTCGGCGGCGGAGGCCGTGGGCGGGCGGGTGATCACGGTCGAGTGGTCCGAGTTCAAGTGCGGCCTCGCGGCCCGGAACTTCGAGCGGTCGGGGCTTTCCGAATTCATCACGCAGGTCCAGGGGGAGGCCGGAGCGCTGCTGCAGAGTTCCGCCGAGGCCGGTTTCGACCTCGTGTTCCTCGACTCCGAGCGCTCCGAATATTCCGCGTGGTGGCCCGACCTCAAGCGGGTGCTGCGACCGGGCGGGCTGCTGGTGGTGGACAACGCCCTCTCGCACGCCGCGGAAATGGCGCCCTTCGTGGCGCTGGTGGCCGCGGATGCCGACTTCGCCACCTGCACCGTGCCCGTGGGCAACGGCGAATTCCTGGCCACGCGGGCATCGGCCTGA
- a CDS encoding VOC family protein — protein sequence MFQVAVPLLHVSNARKAEAFYCGGLGFRKASSSAADGADPCYLALERDGVWLHLSSHAGDGVAGSAVNLFVEDVDALRAEFAGRGLPIPLEPTDQTWGNREMYLRDPDGNSVRFLTPKRS from the coding sequence ATGTTCCAAGTCGCCGTTCCGCTCCTTCACGTCTCCAACGCCCGGAAGGCCGAGGCATTCTACTGCGGGGGCTTGGGCTTCCGGAAGGCCTCCTCCAGCGCCGCCGACGGGGCGGATCCCTGCTATCTGGCCCTCGAACGGGACGGCGTCTGGCTGCACCTGTCCTCCCACGCGGGGGACGGCGTGGCGGGGAGCGCCGTCAACCTCTTCGTCGAGGACGTGGACGCCCTCCGCGCGGAATTCGCGGGCCGGGGCCTGCCCATCCCCCTGGAGCCCACGGACCAGACCTGGGGAAACCGGGAGATGTATCTGAGGGATCCGGACGGCAACAGCGTCCGCTTCCTGACTCCCAAGCGGAGCTAA
- a CDS encoding nuclear transport factor 2 family protein, with protein sequence MGEAASSRPRAVVAAWVEAFNRADVAALSAMYHEDAINHQVAESPVEGRVAIQAMFEREFAAAEMVCVVENLFEDGEWAILEWRDPLGLRGCGFFRVVEGRIAFQRGYWDKLSFLRQQGLPIPRD encoded by the coding sequence CTGGGCGAAGCGGCCTCCTCGCGGCCCAGGGCCGTGGTCGCCGCCTGGGTCGAGGCCTTCAACCGCGCCGACGTGGCGGCCCTGAGCGCGATGTACCACGAGGACGCCATCAACCACCAGGTGGCCGAGAGCCCCGTGGAAGGACGCGTTGCGATTCAAGCCATGTTCGAGCGGGAATTCGCCGCGGCGGAGATGGTGTGCGTGGTGGAGAACCTGTTCGAGGACGGCGAGTGGGCGATCCTTGAATGGCGCGACCCCCTGGGCCTCCGCGGCTGCGGCTTCTTCCGCGTGGTGGAAGGCCGCATCGCCTTCCAGCGCGGCTACTGGGACAAGCTCAGCTTTCTCCGCCAGCAGGGGCTGCCGATTCCGCGGGATTGA
- a CDS encoding RNA methyltransferase: MAFDPWTPYKDLRFAGTREHPDFGACFVAEGRILVEDLLEAARAGRMKVVSVAATSAAAEQVRDRLPSGTELLTAEPAVLSELAGFPFHRGLMACAQVPPPPPIEGLAAARRLLVLPRLYDSENLGLLLRSAAALGLDGVLAGPGPGQWTRRTVRVSMGAVWRIPVWRAEDPWPLLADWKAAEAGSEIAAAALAAGAEDARTWRPASRCALVMGPEDTGLAPEHLAHCDRAVAIPMASGMDSLNVAAAGAILMFRMAGG; this comes from the coding sequence ATGGCCTTCGATCCCTGGACCCCCTACAAGGACCTGCGCTTCGCGGGTACGCGGGAACATCCCGACTTCGGGGCGTGCTTCGTGGCCGAGGGGCGGATCCTGGTGGAGGATCTGCTTGAGGCCGCGCGGGCGGGCCGCATGAAGGTGGTCTCGGTGGCGGCGACGTCGGCGGCCGCGGAGCAGGTCCGGGACCGGCTGCCCAGCGGGACGGAGCTGCTGACGGCGGAGCCCGCGGTGCTGTCGGAACTGGCCGGGTTTCCCTTCCATCGCGGGCTGATGGCCTGCGCCCAGGTGCCGCCTCCGCCGCCGATCGAGGGCCTGGCGGCTGCACGGCGGCTGCTCGTCCTTCCGCGCCTCTACGATTCCGAGAACCTGGGCCTCCTCCTCCGCAGCGCCGCGGCGCTGGGGCTGGACGGCGTCCTGGCCGGACCCGGGCCGGGGCAGTGGACCCGGCGCACCGTGCGGGTCTCCATGGGCGCGGTGTGGCGAATCCCCGTGTGGCGGGCGGAGGATCCGTGGCCGCTCCTGGCGGATTGGAAAGCGGCCGAAGCGGGATCCGAGATCGCGGCCGCCGCCCTCGCGGCCGGCGCGGAGGACGCCCGGACCTGGCGTCCCGCCTCCCGCTGCGCGCTGGTGATGGGCCCCGAGGACACGGGCCTGGCGCCGGAGCACCTGGCCCACTGCGACCGCGCGGTCGCCATCCCCATGGCCTCGGGGATGGACAGCCTGAACGTGGCCGCCGCGGGAGCGATCCTGATGTTCCGGATGGCGGGCGGTTGA
- a CDS encoding NAD(P)-dependent alcohol dehydrogenase, which translates to MAIAKAYAATSPSAPLAPFQIERREVGPHDVQIEVAYCGICHSDLHQVKDEWGGAKFPMVPGHEIVGRVTAVGAHVKNFKEGDLAGVGCMVDSCRTCPSCERDLEQFCEKGAAFTYNGTEMDRKTPTYGGYSSSLVVNEGFALKISPKLDLAAVAPLLCAGITTYSPLRHWKVKKGDKVGVVGLGGLGHMAVKLAAAMGAEVTMLSTSKSKEEDARKLGAHHFGLTSDEATFKRLAGHFDLIIDTISAPHDYNKYLGLLRVEGAMVLLGVPPEPTPVAAGSLIFGRRTLSGSLIGGIKETQEMLDFCAEHGIVSEIELIPVQQVNEAYERMLKNDVRYRFVLDMKTL; encoded by the coding sequence ATGGCCATCGCCAAAGCCTATGCCGCCACTTCCCCCTCCGCGCCCCTGGCGCCCTTCCAGATCGAGCGCCGGGAGGTCGGCCCCCACGACGTCCAGATCGAGGTGGCCTACTGCGGGATCTGCCATTCGGACCTCCACCAGGTGAAGGACGAGTGGGGCGGCGCCAAGTTCCCCATGGTGCCCGGCCACGAGATCGTGGGCCGCGTCACCGCCGTGGGCGCCCACGTGAAGAACTTCAAGGAAGGCGACCTGGCGGGCGTGGGCTGCATGGTGGACAGCTGCCGCACGTGCCCCAGCTGCGAGCGGGACCTGGAGCAGTTCTGCGAGAAGGGCGCGGCCTTCACCTACAACGGCACCGAGATGGACCGGAAGACGCCCACCTACGGCGGCTACTCCTCCAGCCTGGTGGTGAACGAGGGCTTCGCCCTCAAGATCTCGCCCAAGTTGGACCTCGCCGCCGTCGCGCCCCTGCTGTGCGCCGGCATCACCACCTATTCCCCCCTGCGCCACTGGAAGGTGAAGAAGGGCGACAAGGTGGGCGTCGTGGGCCTGGGCGGTCTGGGCCACATGGCCGTCAAGCTCGCCGCCGCCATGGGCGCCGAAGTCACCATGCTGAGCACGTCCAAGAGCAAGGAAGAGGACGCGCGCAAGCTGGGCGCCCACCACTTCGGGCTCACGTCGGACGAGGCCACCTTCAAGCGGCTGGCGGGCCACTTCGACCTGATCATCGACACCATCTCCGCGCCCCACGACTACAACAAGTACCTGGGCCTCCTCCGCGTGGAAGGCGCCATGGTGCTGCTGGGCGTTCCCCCCGAGCCCACGCCCGTCGCCGCGGGCTCCCTGATCTTCGGGCGCCGCACCCTCAGCGGGTCGCTGATCGGCGGAATCAAGGAGACCCAGGAGATGCTCGATTTCTGCGCCGAGCACGGCATCGTCTCCGAGATCGAGCTGATCCCCGTCCAGCAGGTGAACGAAGCCTACGAGCGCATGCTGAAGAACGACGTCCGCTACCGCTTCGTCCTGGACATGAAGACCCTGTAG